The DNA segment GGATATTCTCCTCAATGGTGTCGTGGAAGAGGAAGGTATCCTGGCTCACGACGCCGATGTTGTCGCGCAACGAGTCCTGCGTCACGCGGCGGATGTCATGACCATCCAGGGTGATGTAGCCTTTATCGGGGTCGTAGAACCGCAGAAGGAGGGAGAAGAGTGTGCTCTTGCCACTGCCGCTGGGACCCACGAGGGCGTAGAAGTTTCCCGGCTTGAGGTCCAGGGTGACGTTCTGCACCGCAGGACGGTTGGTGGCTTTCTTGAAGCCCCCCTTCTTCTTGTCCTCCTTCTTGTAGGTGAAGGCCACGTTGTTCAGTTTGATCTCGCCGCGCACCCTCGAAAGTTTCTCGGCATTTGGAGCGTCCTCAATGTCCGGCTTCATCTCCATGATCTCGAAGAGGCTCGTGGTGGCCACCACCGTCTTCTGCATGAGAAGCTGGATGCGGCTCAGGGCCTTGGCATGGGGATAGATCTGCGTGAGCGCCATGCAGATGATGAGGAACGTGTGTGCCTCGATGCCGCGCTGCCAGGCATACACTAGGCCGGCTGCGATGCCGAGGGCGGCCACGGCTTCCACAATGGGGCCGATGATTTCCAGCGCCTTGCTCCAGCGCATGATGAGCTCCTGCATCTTCTTCGCGGCGCGGTCAAAGCGGCCCATCTCGTACTTTTCACGAGCGTGGGACTTCACCAGGCGGATGCCGGCGAAGGTCTCATGCATGGTGACCATGATGCGTCCGGCCTCTTCTTCCTCCTTGGCGCCAGCCTTGCGCACCTTTCGCCCCACGGCCATCACCGGGCCGATGCACAGGGGAAACACGATCAGCGAGCTGATGGTGAAGAAAGGCTCGTAAATCAAAAGCGTGACAAAGATCGAGAGGATGGCCACCGGACGCTGGATGAGGTCCTGTGCCAATGTCACGACATTCTGCTGGGCAATGCGTGCCTGGTTGAAGACGATCTGAATCAGCTCACCCGTCTTCGCCCGCGAATAGAAGCCGATGGACTGGCGCAACAGCGAAGCAAAGGTGTCATTGCGCAGGTCATAGAGCACCTGGTTGCCGACCCAGAGCAGGCAGTAGTTTGAGAAATACGTGAGCATCCCTCGGATGAAGAGCAGCAGGGGGATGAGAGCCGCGAAGAAGACCACCACGGGGAGTGTGACCTTCCGCTTCACCTCCGGCTTGGCTGTGTCAGCAGCACCCGGCGCAGTGGCAGGAGCGACGGTGGCGGCAGGAGTTGGGGAGCTGGCAGTGGCGGTGGTGGCAGCGCCATCCACAGGAGCACTCGCGGGAGCAGTTGTGCCGTTGGCAGCCGCGGCTCCAGTGGGCGCAGCGGCAGAGCCCGCCTCTGGATTGGTTTTCTCTTTTTCCTTCTCCTTCTCTTTCTCCTTGGCCTTCTGGTCCAAGGTGTGCATGAACGGCAGGTGCTTCACCACCCACTCGGTCGGATCGACTTCCCCCAAGAAGGGGACGTGCTGCTTATGGCTCGCGGAGCCGGGCAACACCACGGTAAAGATGATCTGGAAACCCACGATCATCACCGCATTGAAGAGACCTGCCAGGACGCCAAAGACGGCCCCCATGGCGAAACGCCCCTTGTAGGGCTTCATGTAACCGAAGAGCTTGCGGTAGGCGATGAATGCGATGCGCATCACCTCGCGCCCACTCATTTCAGAGAGCTGTTTGCGGCTGACTTTCTTGATTTGTGACATTCAGTATGTTGCGGCGCGGGTGCGAAGCATCACACGAGCCGTGCAGGAATCAACCAATTAGAGAATCCAGCGAGGCTGTGACCCGGGCGGTCGGAATATCGACCATGCTCCCTTTTTTCATCTTGGGAACAAATGTGTGCACCGGGCTCTCGCTGAAAGGCGTAAGCACGCGCGCCTGGGGGTGGCGCGCCCTCCATTGGTATGGGTTGGTAGGACCAAAAAGCGCCACCTGCGGCTTCATAAACAGGGACGCCAGATGCATGGCCATGCTATCCACCCCGGCAATGACACGACAGTCGCGTATGACTGCGGCCAGCTCGGTGAGTGGGAGTTTGCCAGTCAAGTCGGCATATGGCACATGCAAAAGGGAACGAAGATGATCAAGGTGCGGCGCCTCCAGGCCATCGCCGCTGCCGGTAAGTACGATTTTGAGATGGTGGTTCCGGTAGAGATGCTGGGCCACCTCATTCCACCGTTCATCGAGCCAGAACTTCTCCTCCCGCGCCGTGCCGATGTGGAGGATGGCATACGGCTCGCCTTCACGGATACCAGCTTCCGCGAGTCTCGCACGCGCAGAGGAGGCGGTGTCTGGCGGGATGCGAAATGGGGGCTTCCCGGAGACGCTCACC comes from the Roseimicrobium gellanilyticum genome and includes:
- a CDS encoding glycosyltransferase family 9 protein; the protein is MPRILLIQLKRIGDFILTAPAAQALHEAMPGAELVMLAPSGVADLARCLASVQRVIPYTAGRMNLETWASTIAGEWAACLDFTGTDRSALIAQLSRARKRIGYTKFARGLRSMAFTDTCDASVRELHTVDFHLALVSKLLGREVSVSGKPPFRIPPDTASSARARLAEAGIREGEPYAILHIGTAREEKFWLDERWNEVAQHLYRNHHLKIVLTGSGDGLEAPHLDHLRSLLHVPYADLTGKLPLTELAAVIRDCRVIAGVDSMAMHLASLFMKPQVALFGPTNPYQWRARHPQARVLTPFSESPVHTFVPKMKKGSMVDIPTARVTASLDSLIG
- a CDS encoding ABC transporter ATP-binding protein; amino-acid sequence: MSQIKKVSRKQLSEMSGREVMRIAFIAYRKLFGYMKPYKGRFAMGAVFGVLAGLFNAVMIVGFQIIFTVVLPGSASHKQHVPFLGEVDPTEWVVKHLPFMHTLDQKAKEKEKEKEKEKTNPEAGSAAAPTGAAAANGTTAPASAPVDGAATTATASSPTPAATVAPATAPGAADTAKPEVKRKVTLPVVVFFAALIPLLLFIRGMLTYFSNYCLLWVGNQVLYDLRNDTFASLLRQSIGFYSRAKTGELIQIVFNQARIAQQNVVTLAQDLIQRPVAILSIFVTLLIYEPFFTISSLIVFPLCIGPVMAVGRKVRKAGAKEEEEAGRIMVTMHETFAGIRLVKSHAREKYEMGRFDRAAKKMQELIMRWSKALEIIGPIVEAVAALGIAAGLVYAWQRGIEAHTFLIICMALTQIYPHAKALSRIQLLMQKTVVATTSLFEIMEMKPDIEDAPNAEKLSRVRGEIKLNNVAFTYKKEDKKKGGFKKATNRPAVQNVTLDLKPGNFYALVGPSGSGKSTLFSLLLRFYDPDKGYITLDGHDIRRVTQDSLRDNIGVVSQDTFLFHDTIEENIRYGRLDATQEEIIEAATKAHAHEFIMQQEQKYDTMCGDTGSKLSGGQRQRITIARAILRNAPILLLDEATSAMDSEGEKIIQEALHNLIEGRTVIAIAHRLSTILEANQIIVMEHGEVSDMGTHAELLQRCELYQRLYHLQFKSGRVAPDEAVADVNLDEPYETDAIEAAES